AGCGAGGGTCAGATGGGCCCAGCCCACCGGCCATCATATCTAGCTTCTTGCTCTAGGCAGCTGCTTTCCCATTCTCCCCCACCCAGACCTTCCTGCCACTTACCCTCTACCACTTTGTGGTAGGCAAAATGCAGATAGAGCAGGAAGAGCATGTGTAGGGCAGCCAGGGTGCCACAGAGGAGCAGCCGCTGTGTGGGGCCCACGGTCCGAGACACCAACACTGCTACCTAGGGCCATGAGAATACAGCTCAAAGGGCCTGGCTCCAAAGTGAGGAGTGGGGACAAGACACCCCCACCCAGGGCAGAACCATCTTTGGGCTCTTCCCTCCCATTTAGGGCTCTTTGTGAGATGGACAGCTCCAGGCTGTCTTCCCCAACTCCCTGGGAGGACAGCCCACCCCTGGAAGCCTCTTGCCCAGCTTACCATGCGCAGTGTGGACAGTCCACCCACCAACAGCCAGAAGAGGTAGAAGAGGGCGTGGAGGTGGATATTATAGGTGATGAACAGGACAATGCAGTGCCCAAAGAGGCCATAGCCCTGGGAAGGAGGATGGTGGAGAGGAAAATCATTCAGGTTGGGCTGCTTTCTGGCCCCTCATGGGGACCCTGGGAAACACATGGTCCATTGGCCTACTCCTCCCATTCCAGGCTTTGGGGCCCCAGGACAGATGCCGACCAAGGCCTGGCTACTCTTTTTAACATCACTCttgcccaccacacctggctccttACCAGCAGTGCCAACATCTGCAGCATGGTGATCTGGGCGTTGCACAGGTAGGCAAGGAAGTAAATGAAGGATGAGACTCCCAGCCAGTAGCCGAAGCAGGTGCCAATGGCTGTGCCCATCAGGGTGCCCTCCCGCTGTGGGGTGAAGGCTCTATTTAGTCCTAGGAGGCCTCTGATCTCAGCCTCACCTAGGGCCTTCCGCAGGGGCTGTTCCTGTCTCACTCCACCATCGTACCTCAGGCAGCTTTCAACCTAGTGCAGCCACCCCCCCAAAGTTGTCTGTCCTGCTTACGATAATAGTGTCAGACGTCTTCATCCCATGGAGTAGGATAGCAACCAGAGTGAAGACCAGCATGAGAGGTCCATAGAGTTCACCTGCAATTTTCTGTCAATATACCAATTCATTCAGGCTGGAGGGTACAACAGCTCATCTGTTTATGGCTTCCCAGGATTTGCCTGGTGGTCCCACCCTCTGCCCTGGTGCTTCCCCCGGCTCTCCAGACATGCCACCCTCTATTCACCTGGGGGAAGTTGACCATCTTGATAGGGATCATGGACTCCAGGAgcctgggagaggagaggagagattaAAGCAAAGGCAGCACAAGGCCATGAGGTTCTGGAGGGCAAGGCCTGAATTTTATTCATCTCTAACTCCAGGGAATGGGGCCTGGCCTAGAAGACATGTTGGATGACACGGCAGAACAGGGTAGTAAAGACAGATAGGGAATGAGGAAATCATTTCCTTGCCCCTAAAGTTACTTCCAGGAAGGACAACCCTCTGAAACTTAGCTGACTGAAACAGCAGCTATATGGAGAACTCAGCCCTACTGGGCCTTGAAGGAGGGCCCGACCATGTATCCGTCTGCCCCCTCCCCTTGAAAAGAcaggcaggctgggcgtggtggctcacgcctgtaatcccagcactttgggaggccgaggcaggcagatcacaaggtcaggagtttgaggccagcctggccaatatggtgaaaccctgtctctacgaaaaatacaaaaaattagctgggcatggtggcgggcgcctgtagtcccagctactcaggaggctgaggcaggagaattgcttgaacctgggaagcggaggttgcagtgaaccgagatcgtgccactgcactccagcctgggtgacagagtgcgactccatctcaaaacaaaacaaaacaaagacacgACAAGACAGGCAGACCTCAGCAGAGAGTACCCAGAATTCAGGGCTGTAATGAGGAAGCCCTGGGAAAAGTCTAGCCGGCTAGATGGAAAGTTTAGAATGAAAGGTGTTACTGAGGAAATAGTAAAAACGCCTCCTCTTCCTGCTTATCTGTGCCTCCAGGCACTTTCGAGTACTTTCTTGAAAAACATATGTGAAGTGGTATGAAAATTTAGTCACTTCCCTCTTCTCTCAAGTGGCTAGCTCCTAATCATACCTGGGATTTTAGCTAGATTTTACTTCCTCTGGGAAACTTGTCCTGTCCCACCCACCAACCTGCTTTGGCTCACATATCCCTCCTGTGTGCCCCATCATAGAATGAGTACTGTACTGTAACTGCACTCAAGAGCAAGGCTCCCATCTATCTTCACCACTGAACCAGATACGATTAGTTTAGCGTCTGGCACAGagcaaatgcttaataaatacttgctgagtgGTCCTGGGTATTTGATTAGCATTGATTAAAGGATGAACAAAAAAACCAAGCCAGGATTAAATCTAGTTCTTGAAAAGTCACTCAAAAACTATGCCCTGATATTTTGATTCTGAGACTGTTCTGGTGCTgggaataaaaagataaacaagacaGAGCCTGCTTTTGAGATGCTGTTGGTCTCTGGAAGGAAGATTCCAGGAATAAGAAAGGATAGCAGTGGTGAAGTGCTGTCTATTAGAGGCAAGcgcagagttctttttttttttttttttttgagatggagtctcactctgttgctcaggctgaagtgcagtggcacgatctcggctcactgcaagctccgcctccgcctcccaggttcatgccattctcctgcctcagcctcccgagtagctgggactacaggcacccgccaccacacccgtctaattttttttgcatttttagtagagacagggtttcaccgtgttagccaggatggtctcgatctcctgaccttgtgatctgcccgcctcggcctcccaaagtgctgggattccaggcgtgagccaccacgcccggctggcaAGCAGAGTTCTATAGGAACACCAGGAGAGAACAAACTGGGGATGGGATTGAGGAATGTGGAACAGAGGAAGTGACATCTGAGGTAGGTTTTGAGGGAAGATGAGTAGTCAGTTAGatggaaaagaagaggaagatggTGTGCTATTATTACTTGTTTCAGTGACAGGTGCAGTGATGAGAGGTGATGGGGTCATGAAGACGGGGAGCCCACTAGAGCCCAGGGCTTGAAATCTGATTGTAGTGTGCACGAAGGTCTAGGTGTTAGGAGGGAAGCTTCTTCAAGAGAAGGCTCCTCACCTGCTTCGCACCTGAGCAGGCTCCACATCAAAGTAGGGTCTGAGGATGTCGATGTTGGCGTACAAGCTGAAGGCCCTGGAGGCTTGTCTTTTCCCAGCCTGCCACATCTGAAGTAAGGAAGATGGGCATAGGTATTGTGGTACTGTTGGTTCTAGATCCTGTTGCCTATTTTCCGTTTGATTTCTACATGGTTCTAACTGGACAACCTGGGGCGAACATCACCAACACCAATTCCAGAACACGGGACATACCTAGGTCTACTTTTCTACCTGCAGAGGATTCAATCTTGCTTACCTGATCTGCCACCTGCCGGCTCAGCTGTCCCTTAAAGCCCTTCATGCCCAGGAACTCTCCATCCTCCTCTTCAGCAGCAGCTGCATCAGCTGCATCAGCGTCTACTTCTTCCTCGCGCAGGCGCTGATGCAGCTCACCCATATCCTCGAAGCTAGAGCCTGAGGTATCATCCATGTTCTCCATGTCAATCACAGCTGAGCCTCCGCCCTGTGAAGACAATGGCTCCTAGAGTGCAGGACTTTTCTGTTCCATCCATTAAGTCCTCTGCTCATCCCAGGGTTTAGGGCTTTGTTCTTCCACTGCTGAGGATACGGCTTGGAATCACTacagatcatgccactccattccccCTCATATGCTCTCAGAACGCCTGGTTTCTAGCTTTGGCTATCTTTTCTAGCCTGGGAAACCTACTAGTCTTCCATTCATGTCTTTCTCCTACGTTACCTATCAAAGACTAAAAGGCTGAAAAAGTacccatttccttctttcctaagCCCCAAACAAAACTATACACATAGTATGTTTCCAGCGAATGCCAGTGAATCCCACCCAACCCCACTCCATGCCTGACCCCGACCAACCTCCTAACTTGTTCCAAGAATACCTTCTTCCTAATGCCTCGGGCGGGCCCTGAAACCCGAGAtcctcaggctggagtactaGTCTGGCCCTTTCAGGTCAATGTTAATCCCACTGACTTTAGTGTGCACGAAGACCCAAAGAAGAGAGTTTTGTAAATGGAGCGGACTTCCAGGCCCAGAGGGGGAATCCCCAAGACACTTCTGGACATCGCCGGCCCTCCGGTTGCTGGCAGCTGGTGCCTTGGGGCCATTACCTGGATGTTTTCTTCGAACCCTCCCCATTCCGGGCCAGCTCCATTTCGGGCGCCGCCCGCCGGCGCCGCTGTAGTTGCCATGTCCCTTGAGGGCTCCCGTCGCTGAAGCCCGCGCTAGCCCCGCGCGCGGAGTGGGCAAGATCTGGGCCTCCGGGAGGTAGACGTCCAGGGTCGAAGAGAGGTGGGATCGGCCGGAACACAAAAAGGAGAAGCCCGGATGTTTGGACAAAACCAACTTCCGGAAGCTGGGGACGTGGACGGGGGCGGGGCAAAATCTCGCGATATTTAAGATTCCAGGAGGCGGCGCGTTGCCACGGAGACGGAGCAGGACTACTAGGACGCACGCGCGAGATAGAACCTCTAGTCTCGTGGAGAGATTGAAGATGGCGGCTTCTCAGGCGGTGGAGGAAATGCGGAGCCGCGTGGTTCTGGGGGAGTTTGGAGTTCGCAATGTAAGCCTTGTGGCCTTGAGCTCGGGCGGGAGGAATGAGAGCGGAACAGGGATGGGTCTTGGGATTGGCGTGGGGATAGCCGTGGGCTCACTGTCCCTTCGTGGACAAATTCGTCCCTTTGCTCTAGGTCCATACTACTGACTTTCCCGGTAACTATTCCGGTTATGATGATGCCTGGGACCAGGACCGCTTCGAGAAGGTAAGTGGGGCCGGAGTTGTCTGGGGAGGGTTATGAAGGCCAGACCCTGTGGTCTGAGCAGCCTGTGTCTGTCTCAGAAGCTGCTCTTGGGGGTCGCTCCGTTTGTAAGTTTGTTGAGCAATGTGCTAGACGCTCCGTTTACAGGCCAAATTAGACACGGTTTCTACCCAGTTCTGCAAAGATGTTCAGTCTTGTTGAGGAATGGTGTGTATAAACAAGTGAATCTAGTGTAATATGGTGAAGGTGGTTGATAGCGATGAAGACGGCAGGTTGGGGTGGGGAGCATTCCGCTGAGACCAGGAAGAGGGGCGGAGAGGTACTTAACATTTCAAGAGGAGGCGACATCTCAATTGAGCCTTGAATGGTAAGTAAAAAAGAACAGGAGTTAAATTATGAAGGGTTTGTTTCAAGTCAGTGAAGTTCAGGATATACAGGTTTTGTGTGTATTTAGTCTTTTGTATTGTTTCACTTAGCTTAAAATAAGGGTTAAAATTGCATTTAAATAGATTACTGAATGTTACCGTTTAGGCAACTGACCTTTGCGTGCAGCTTATAAACATGATCTGTAAATCAGTGCTTgggaaaattttacttttttaacctGTTGATACAAGGAATAAAGTATGAACAATGAAAAAGGTTaatgcttgaaaaaaaattatggcttGTGTGAAGTGTGCTCCGGGAATGTCCAAGTAGTTCTGGCATGAGTGGTAGGCAAGGTTGAAGTGTGTCTTGGGCACTGTTGATGATAGGGAGATTGAATAGTTCTTAAGCAGACATGATGAGATTTGCAACCTTGATGCCTGGGAGGGAATGAGTTTGAGGAGGATCATATGGAGCAGGCAGATCTGTTGTAAGGGAAGCTGAGGTTGAAGACATGAACTAAGACTGATGGTAGAAA
This DNA window, taken from Pan paniscus chromosome 5, NHGRI_mPanPan1-v2.0_pri, whole genome shotgun sequence, encodes the following:
- the YIPF3 gene encoding protein YIPF3 isoform X1, coding for MATTAAPAGGARNGAGPEWGGFEENIQGGGSAVIDMENMDDTSGSSFEDMGELHQRLREEEVDADAADAAAAEEEDGEFLGMKGFKGQLSRQVADQMWQAGKRQASRAFSLYANIDILRPYFDVEPAQVRSRLLESMIPIKMVNFPQKIAGELYGPLMLVFTLVAILLHGMKTSDTIIREGTLMGTAIGTCFGYWLGVSSFIYFLAYLCNAQITMLQMLALLGYGLFGHCIVLFITYNIHLHALFYLFWLLVGGLSTLRMVAVLVSRTVGPTQRLLLCGTLAALHMLFLLYLHFAYHKVVEGILDTLEGPNIPPIQRVPRDIPAMLPAARLPTTVLNATAKAVAVTLQSH
- the YIPF3 gene encoding protein YIPF3 isoform X2, coding for MENMDDTSGSSFEDMGELHQRLREEEVDADAADAAAAEEEDGEFLGMKGFKGQLSRQVADQMWQAGKRQASRAFSLYANIDILRPYFDVEPAQVRSRLLESMIPIKMVNFPQKIAGELYGPLMLVFTLVAILLHGMKTSDTIIREGTLMGTAIGTCFGYWLGVSSFIYFLAYLCNAQITMLQMLALLGYGLFGHCIVLFITYNIHLHALFYLFWLLVGGLSTLRMVAVLVSRTVGPTQRLLLCGTLAALHMLFLLYLHFAYHKVVEGILDTLEGPNIPPIQRVPRDIPAMLPAARLPTTVLNATAKAVAVTLQSH